One stretch of Bacteroidales bacterium DNA includes these proteins:
- a CDS encoding putative C-S lyase, producing the protein MNYSFDEIINRKGTDCIKADAAELFLGSGDIIPMWVADMDFRTPGFIIEKLKKRLDHEILGYPMRPDGFYHSIIEWELLHHDWKVEKDWISFSPGVVPAVNMAVLSFTEPGDKIIVQPPVYFPFFNAVTDHGRELLNNPLQLRDGRLCMDFDDLEEKASSGAKMIIISSPHNPGGSVWTREELEKLSEICIRYNIIMVSDEIHCDLVYDPYKHIPLASLSPKVAELTLTAIAPSKTFNLSGLSTSAVIISNEEYRKKFKQTLDHLHIGLGTVFGNIASESAYTEGYDWTRQLMAYLGKNLDYLQHFLETEIPTIKMLRPEATFLVWLDCRALGLNDKELNDFFLQKAKLGLNPGIMFGQGGEGFMRLNIGCPIEILKKAMNQLRDALVNTSN; encoded by the coding sequence ATTATTCCTCGGCTCTGGTGACATTATCCCTATGTGGGTTGCAGATATGGATTTCAGGACCCCTGGTTTCATTATCGAAAAGCTTAAAAAAAGACTGGATCACGAAATCCTGGGATATCCCATGAGGCCCGATGGCTTCTATCATTCCATCATTGAATGGGAATTGCTACATCATGATTGGAAAGTTGAAAAAGACTGGATCAGCTTCAGTCCGGGTGTGGTTCCGGCTGTAAATATGGCGGTACTGAGTTTTACAGAACCCGGGGATAAAATCATCGTGCAACCGCCCGTCTATTTTCCTTTCTTCAATGCGGTTACAGATCATGGAAGGGAACTACTCAATAACCCCTTGCAGCTCAGAGACGGAAGGCTTTGTATGGATTTTGACGACCTGGAAGAAAAAGCCTCTTCCGGTGCTAAAATGATCATTATTTCCAGTCCTCATAATCCCGGTGGCTCGGTATGGACCAGGGAGGAACTTGAAAAGCTCTCTGAGATATGTATCCGTTACAACATCATCATGGTTAGCGACGAAATCCATTGCGATCTTGTCTATGACCCTTATAAGCATATTCCACTGGCCTCCTTATCTCCAAAGGTTGCAGAGCTGACCCTGACAGCCATTGCGCCAAGTAAAACCTTCAATCTCTCCGGGCTGTCCACTTCCGCTGTGATTATTTCCAATGAAGAATACAGGAAGAAGTTCAAACAAACACTCGATCACCTGCATATCGGACTGGGCACCGTATTTGGAAATATAGCATCTGAATCAGCTTATACAGAAGGCTATGACTGGACCCGTCAATTAATGGCATACCTTGGGAAGAACCTGGATTATCTTCAGCATTTCCTGGAGACTGAAATCCCCACTATAAAAATGCTCAGACCGGAAGCCACATTTCTTGTCTGGCTGGATTGTCGGGCACTCGGTTTGAACGACAAGGAGCTGAATGATTTCTTTCTTCAAAAGGCGAAGCTGGGATTGAACCCGGGCATAATGTTCGGACAGGGAGGCGAAGGATTTATGCGTCTCAATATCGGGTGTCCCATTGAAATCCTGAAAAAAGCCATGAATCAGCTTCGGGATGCGCTGGTAAATACCAGTAACTGA
- a CDS encoding PLP-dependent transferase — protein MFIDLRSDTVTRPTPGMLDAMMKAEVGDDVFGDDPTVNELEAKVASMFGMEAALYCASGTMANQVAIKVHTHPGDEVICNELSHIYYYEGGGIAMNSGASVCLLPGDKGRINAKQVKDHINPVNDVHRPLSRLVAVENTMNKGGGSIYDFSELIDIAKVCKANDLKYHLDGARLFNALAETTETPLDFGKIFDSISICLSKGLGAPVGSVLIGSKSFIHSARRIRKVFGGGMRQAGILAAAGIYALDHHVERLKHDHRRARQLGNILEKLPFVEKVIPIESNLVFFDVDPAFPAQELLQKLKRHDIHALALSPQSIRFVTHLDFTDEMLARTEEVLLQF, from the coding sequence ATGTTCATAGATCTGAGAAGTGATACTGTTACCCGTCCAACACCCGGGATGCTTGATGCCATGATGAAAGCTGAAGTGGGAGATGATGTTTTTGGTGATGATCCAACGGTGAATGAACTGGAAGCTAAAGTTGCATCAATGTTTGGTATGGAGGCCGCTTTGTATTGTGCTTCAGGCACTATGGCCAACCAGGTCGCCATAAAAGTTCATACCCATCCGGGTGATGAAGTGATTTGCAATGAGCTTTCCCATATTTATTACTACGAAGGCGGAGGGATTGCAATGAATTCCGGGGCTTCGGTATGCCTGTTGCCAGGCGATAAGGGAAGAATCAATGCAAAACAGGTAAAAGATCACATCAACCCTGTGAATGATGTTCATCGTCCATTAAGCCGTCTGGTTGCCGTTGAAAACACAATGAATAAGGGTGGCGGCTCTATCTATGATTTCAGTGAATTAATAGATATAGCAAAGGTTTGCAAAGCAAATGACCTGAAATATCACCTGGACGGCGCCCGGTTGTTTAATGCCCTGGCTGAAACAACTGAGACACCCCTGGACTTCGGAAAGATATTTGACAGCATCTCCATTTGCCTTTCCAAAGGATTGGGTGCACCAGTTGGGTCAGTGCTTATAGGTTCAAAGAGCTTTATTCATTCTGCCCGAAGGATTCGTAAAGTATTCGGAGGAGGAATGCGACAGGCAGGGATACTGGCTGCGGCAGGAATTTACGCCCTGGACCACCATGTAGAACGGTTGAAACATGATCACCGCAGGGCACGCCAATTAGGGAATATCCTGGAAAAACTTCCATTTGTTGAAAAAGTGATACCCATTGAGAGTAACCTCGTCTTTTTCGATGTAGATCCCGCCTTCCCTGCCCAGGAACTACTTCAGAAATTGAAAAGGCACGATATTCATGCCCTGGCACTTTCTCCACAATCTATCCGATTCGTAACTCACCTTGATTTTACTGATGAGATGTTAGCCAGGACAGAAGAAGTCTTGCTTCAATTCTGA
- a CDS encoding T9SS type A sorting domain-containing protein codes for MSGFIGKASDEKVLLQWTISSGQTCNGTFIQRSEDTIHFETIGEISGICGSSESPVPYSFTDEFPVKNKINYYRLELGGQGYSRIIAIPYFEYGNMGSIVIPNPVISQTRIYFENKTEKPYLFSLFNYSGNLIRQSKGNDSNVFLDASNLSAGAYLYSIQLPDRKPITGKVIISH; via the coding sequence TTGTCAGGTTTCATTGGGAAAGCCTCGGATGAAAAAGTGCTGCTCCAATGGACAATTTCCTCCGGCCAAACCTGTAATGGCACCTTCATTCAACGTTCGGAGGATACCATACATTTCGAAACCATTGGTGAAATTTCCGGTATTTGTGGAAGTTCTGAATCCCCTGTCCCTTATTCATTTACTGATGAATTCCCGGTTAAGAATAAGATCAATTATTACAGGTTGGAACTGGGTGGACAAGGATATAGCAGAATCATTGCTATTCCTTATTTTGAATATGGAAATATGGGTTCCATTGTTATTCCAAATCCGGTCATATCACAGACAAGAATCTATTTTGAGAATAAAACTGAGAAGCCTTATCTGTTCAGCTTATTCAATTATTCCGGAAACCTTATCAGGCAATCGAAAGGGAACGATTCCAATGTCTTTCTGGATGCATCCAATCTTTCAGCTGGCGCCTATCTCTACAGCATACAGCTACCCGACAGAAAACCAATAACCGGGAAAGTTATTATTTCACATTAA
- a CDS encoding T9SS type A sorting domain-containing protein: MKSSFITLLLVFLLCNIYAQPQQVPLPEKFRKQYRPASLTPGKTNVHSESSFAPAWYPAETVGTTYYDLQSECCSPSGRVLYFENGTISTVWTQSFDTLDFSDIGTGYAHHDGDLWSEPPTQRIETVPTRDPVIAELNGGEAVLASRYPFGALHMSKRPVAGTGSWEESDLPLPADVTGLIHPKMVTNGFNHSILHVLSQTLTVAKGGVPYQGQDGALLYQRSSDGGQSWDIQPMVIPGTGSDSYNGFSPDTYAMAAPFGNKLAFVVGDPWSDLFVMISEDNGLTWEKTVLWQHPYPFWNGEELDTIYCPDGSVHLAFNPEGVLHVVFGLTSYYSDGNNVYRDPYVGGIAQWKDGQSTWTTGDLYTCLSPELLEWEGSLIGSHLIDWDGNGEWNILGNFGEYGVGPISFPQISFFDDGVQYLVMSSIVENYNNGIQDYRHLLCRSCYFGSNWGTTADLNDDPVYFFSECVYPSISSRPNYFEIYFGFQQDLNPGLSISGDGDVFSENEWMIGILEAPIPGPYVNLSLTSLPTEGGITYGSGIYLFGEEATIEAHPNPGWEFVCWTFGLDTLSTDSIYTFYTGWAWYITAHFRLIAGSTDNFADPVLVFPNPASDQLNFRLPECYHGQSVKLSLSNIQGIKMMEKEYKTDTLKWLNIASFPPGAYLLMLTFEDGTVHRQKLVLK; encoded by the coding sequence ATGAAATCCTCTTTCATTACCTTATTGTTAGTGTTCTTATTATGTAATATTTATGCTCAACCGCAGCAGGTTCCATTACCGGAGAAATTCAGGAAACAATACAGGCCGGCATCATTAACTCCAGGCAAAACCAATGTGCATTCTGAATCATCATTTGCACCTGCCTGGTATCCGGCTGAAACAGTTGGCACCACTTATTATGACCTTCAGTCGGAATGTTGCTCACCATCAGGCAGAGTATTGTATTTTGAAAACGGAACAATTTCTACCGTCTGGACGCAGTCGTTTGATACCCTGGACTTTTCTGATATTGGAACCGGTTATGCACATCATGATGGAGATTTATGGTCAGAGCCCCCAACCCAAAGAATTGAAACTGTTCCTACCAGGGATCCGGTGATTGCTGAACTAAATGGGGGAGAGGCTGTCCTGGCATCAAGATATCCCTTTGGAGCCTTGCATATGAGTAAACGGCCTGTTGCAGGGACAGGTAGCTGGGAAGAATCGGATTTGCCGTTGCCGGCTGATGTAACAGGACTTATTCACCCTAAAATGGTAACCAATGGATTTAACCATAGTATCCTCCATGTGTTGTCGCAAACCTTAACCGTTGCAAAGGGTGGAGTTCCCTATCAAGGACAGGATGGAGCATTGCTTTATCAGCGTTCTTCTGATGGCGGACAAAGCTGGGATATCCAACCCATGGTGATTCCGGGTACCGGCAGTGATTCCTATAATGGATTTTCACCCGATACTTATGCTATGGCTGCTCCTTTTGGCAATAAGCTGGCTTTTGTGGTGGGTGATCCCTGGAGTGACCTGTTTGTCATGATATCAGAGGATAACGGACTGACATGGGAAAAAACAGTGCTATGGCAGCATCCCTATCCTTTCTGGAATGGAGAAGAACTCGATACAATTTATTGTCCGGATGGTTCGGTACATCTGGCTTTTAATCCTGAAGGTGTGTTGCATGTAGTATTCGGCCTAACCAGCTATTATTCTGATGGAAATAATGTTTACAGGGATCCCTATGTTGGGGGTATCGCGCAATGGAAAGACGGTCAATCCACCTGGACTACCGGGGATTTATATACCTGCCTGTCACCGGAATTGCTTGAATGGGAAGGAAGCCTGATAGGGAGTCATTTAATTGATTGGGATGGGAATGGAGAATGGAATATTTTGGGGAATTTCGGTGAATATGGGGTTGGACCTATCAGTTTTCCTCAGATTTCCTTCTTTGATGATGGTGTGCAATACCTGGTGATGTCAAGTATAGTGGAGAATTATAATAATGGAATTCAGGATTATCGCCATTTGTTATGCAGGAGCTGCTATTTTGGATCAAACTGGGGAACAACTGCTGACCTAAACGATGATCCTGTTTATTTTTTTAGTGAATGTGTTTATCCTTCAATATCTTCAAGACCAAATTATTTTGAAATTTATTTTGGGTTCCAGCAAGATCTTAATCCTGGCCTTAGTATAAGCGGTGATGGTGATGTTTTTTCTGAAAATGAATGGATGATTGGAATTCTTGAAGCTCCAATACCAGGCCCATATGTCAATCTTTCACTTACTTCATTGCCTACTGAAGGAGGTATAACATATGGAAGTGGCATTTATTTATTTGGAGAAGAAGCAACAATAGAAGCTCACCCAAATCCGGGATGGGAATTTGTATGCTGGACTTTTGGTCTTGATACCTTATCAACGGATTCAATTTACACATTCTATACAGGATGGGCCTGGTACATTACTGCTCATTTCAGATTGATTGCAGGTTCAACCGATAATTTTGCCGATCCTGTTCTGGTTTTCCCCAACCCTGCTTCAGATCAACTGAACTTCAGGTTGCCTGAGTGTTACCATGGGCAATCGGTGAAGCTTTCCCTTTCAAATATTCAGGGGATCAAGATGATGGAAAAAGAGTATAAAACTGACACCCTCAAATGGCTGAACATTGCTTCTTTTCCACCCGGTGCTTATTTGCTGATGCTCACCTTCGAAGATGGCACAGTTCACAGGCAGAAGCTGGTACTGAAGTAA